The Phragmites australis chromosome 15, lpPhrAust1.1, whole genome shotgun sequence genome window below encodes:
- the LOC133892019 gene encoding BTB/POZ domain-containing protein At5g48130-like yields the protein MKLVMEMDMETEVELSPVAKAETAVFSPYSSPSMALLLQRRVVAWAKETGSPATVRVRVGDRSFDLHKDPLVSGCRYFSQALLQSGDLELPASFPGGCEAFEVIALFCYGDAVALDPFNVAVVRCAAEFLDVGGLGARCDLYINQVVLQNWDDALIVLQRCQPLLPVAEELLIVSRCVESLAFMACMEIFDPEQRRDQPGAAATRAVVGRRWDAELVKELAARDLWIKDLIALPFEFFKRIVQALRRQGMKEKYVSPVVLFYANKWVLSKKTHKFWASTDEAVDGETDANRRATAILEGVIALLPVEAAASNAIPVAFYFALLSRSLTLELSVESQTRLRELVASNLQFARVDDLPLPEQETDWSVADSLEVRTVESIVSNHVAMQRRGVEAIAELWDRYLVQIAGDPKLRSERLAELIGVIPAGDRNTHNHLYEAINAYLMEHRGLSGEEKETLCGHLDCRKLSHEACIQAVQNDRMPLRLIVQALLVQQLHTHRAFTECSDSFRCMHSGELAPGAAAYTPSPGCPAIPTSQPLSGGSPYADAHDSHHAPRDAKLRARDDASDYETASFRIQALEQEILSLKQTLQRHNTLKGSARRDGTKEPRFRVASDAGTPAAAVRRRAAVSGSCIGSMRWVSQRRCASRILSVFARLALFGRGRSRGKQSKRRAATEQLRRKGN from the exons ATGAAGCTTGTGATGGAGATGGATATGGAGACGGAGGTGGAGCTGTCGCCGGTTGCGAAAGCCGAGACGGCCGTGTTCAGCCCTTACTCCAGCCCGAGCATGGCCTTGTTGCTGCAGAGGAGAGTTGTGGCATG GGCGAAGGAGACCGGGTCTCCGGCGACGGTCCGCGTCCGCGTCGGCGACAGAAGCTTCGATCTGCACAAG GATCCACTGGTGTCCGGGTGCAGGTATTTCAGCCAGGCGTTGCTCCAGTCCGGCGATCTCGAGCTGCCGGCAAGCTTCCCGGGAGGCTGCGAGGCCTTCGAGGTGATCGCGCTGTTCTGCTACGGCGACGCCGTGGCGCTCGACCCGTTCAACGTCGCGGTGGTGCGGTGCGCGGCGGAGTTCCTAGACGTGGGCGGCCTGGGCGCGCGCTGCGACCTCTACATCAACCAGGTGGTGCTGCAGAACTGGGACGACGCCCTCATCGTCCTGCAGCGGTGCCAGCCCCTGCTCCCCGTCGCTGAGGAGCTCCTCATCGTCAGCCGCTGCGTCGAGTCGCTGGCGTTCATGGCCTGCATGGAGATATTTGACCCGGAGCAGCGGCGGGACCagcccggcgccgccgccacgcgCGCGGTGGTCGGGCGCCGGTGGGACGCCGAGCTCGTCAAGGAGCTCGCGGCGCGCGACCTCTGGATCAAGGACCTGATCGCGCTCCCGTTCGAGTTCTTTAAGCGGATCGTGCAGGCGCTTCGGCGGCAGGGCATGAAGGAGAAGTACGTGAGCCCCGTCGTGCTCTTCTACGCGAACAAGTGGGTGCTCTCCAAGAAGACGCACAAGTTCTGGGCGAGCACGGACGAGGCCGTTGACGGCGAGACGGACGCGAACAGGAGGGCCACCGCGATCCTGGAGGGCGTGATCGCGCTGCTCCCGGTCGAGGCAGCGGCGAGCAACGCGATCCCTGTGGCTTTCTACTTTGCTCTGCTGTCGCGGTCCCTCACCCTCGAGCTGAGCGTCGAAAGTCAGACAAGACTGCGGGAACTGGTGGCGTCCAATCTGCAGTTCGCCCGCGTGGACGACCTGCCGCTGCCGGAGCAAGAAACCGACTGGTCCGTCGCCGACAGCCTGGAGGTGAGGACAGTTGAGAGCATCGTCTCAAACCATGTCGCCATGCAAAGAAGAGGTGTGGAGGCCATCGCCGAGCTGTGGGATCGGTACCTCGTGCAAATCGCTGGTGATCCGAAGCTCCGATCGGAGAGGCTAGCAGAGCTGATCGGCGTCATTCCGGCCGGCGACCGGAATACCCACAACCATTTATACGAAGCAATCAACGCATACTTAATG GAGCATCGAGGTTTGTcgggggaggagaaggagacgCTGTGCGGGCACCTCGACTGCCGGAAACTGTCGCACGAGGCGTGCATCCAGGCGGTGCAGAACGATCGGATGCCGCTCCGACTGATCGTGCAGGCGCTGTTGGTGCAGCAGCTGCACACGCACCGCGCCTTCACGGAGTGCTCCGACTCGTTCCGGTGCATGCACTCCGGGGAGCTGGCACCGGGCGCCGCCGCGTACACGCCGAGCCCCGGGTGCCCCGCCATCCCCACCAGCCAGCCCCTCAGCGGCGGCAGCCCGTACGCGGACGCTCACGACAGCCACCACGCCCCGCGCGACGCGAAGCTCCGCGCCCGCGACGACGCGTCGGACTACGAGACGGCCAGCTTCAGGATCCAGGCGCTGGAGCAGGAGATCCTCTCGCTGAAGCAGACCCTGCAGCGGCACAACACCCTGAAGGGCTCGGCGCGCAGGGACGGTACTAAGGAGCCGAGATTCAGGGTCGCATCGGACGCAGGCACGCCAGCTGCGGCGGTCAGGCGGCGAGCCGCGGTGTCCGGCAGCTGCATTGGGTCCATGCGCTGGGTCTCGCAGCGGCGGTGCGCCAGTAGGATCCTGAGCGTTTTCGCGAGACTGGCCTTGTTCGGGAGGGGTCGGTCGAGGGGGAAGCAGAGCAAGCGCAGGGCAGCAACGGAGCAGCTCAGGAGGAAAGGAAACTGA